The proteins below are encoded in one region of Halocatena salina:
- the carA gene encoding glutamine-hydrolyzing carbamoyl-phosphate synthase small subunit — MTDAYVALEGERVVSARARAPGRTRGELVFTTAYTGYEESLTDPSYEEQVLTFSYPLIGNYGVRSERFESDRVHPRAVVARELTDDVASWLTEEDIPAVDHLDTRELVIGIREEGAMQCGVVAGDDVTPDDALEELAQCEAMSDHTDIGAQVSVDSPVTYNRDGEGPSVALIDCGAKDSIVTSLIDRDATVHVLPYDTTEATIEELSPDLLFVSNGPGDPKNFDAAGDLVETYAGEIPLAGICLGQQVIADTLGGDTEKMTFGHRGVNQPVRDLQTGQVVMTTQNHGYTVSDPGELDVTQINVNDDTPEGLDSDDLDIKTRQYHPEANPGPHDTLDFFDDVLGMVDSKPTVSAD, encoded by the coding sequence ATGACGGACGCCTACGTGGCGCTGGAGGGTGAGCGGGTCGTTTCTGCGCGCGCTCGCGCCCCCGGCCGTACGCGCGGCGAACTGGTGTTCACGACAGCTTACACCGGCTACGAGGAGAGCCTCACTGATCCTTCATACGAGGAGCAAGTGCTCACGTTCTCGTATCCACTCATCGGGAACTACGGTGTCCGATCCGAGCGGTTCGAATCGGATCGGGTTCATCCCCGTGCCGTCGTGGCCCGTGAACTCACCGACGATGTGGCGTCGTGGCTAACCGAAGAAGACATCCCTGCGGTTGATCACCTCGACACGCGCGAGTTGGTTATTGGCATCCGCGAGGAAGGCGCAATGCAGTGTGGCGTCGTCGCTGGCGACGACGTCACCCCTGACGACGCGCTCGAAGAGCTCGCACAGTGTGAGGCGATGAGCGATCACACCGACATCGGAGCACAGGTGTCAGTCGATAGTCCGGTGACGTACAACCGCGACGGAGAAGGACCGTCGGTCGCCCTCATCGATTGTGGTGCGAAGGATTCGATCGTCACGTCGTTGATCGACCGCGATGCCACCGTTCACGTGCTCCCCTACGACACGACCGAAGCGACGATCGAGGAGCTGTCTCCTGATCTCCTTTTCGTCTCGAACGGTCCAGGCGATCCGAAGAACTTCGACGCCGCTGGTGATCTCGTCGAAACGTACGCGGGCGAGATCCCGCTGGCTGGCATCTGCTTGGGCCAGCAGGTCATCGCCGATACGCTGGGCGGCGACACGGAGAAAATGACGTTCGGCCACCGGGGCGTCAATCAACCGGTACGGGACCTTCAAACCGGGCAGGTCGTGATGACGACCCAAAATCACGGCTACACTGTCTCCGATCCCGGCGAGCTCGATGTCACACAGATCAACGTCAACGACGACACACCCGAAGGGTTAGACAGCGACGACCTCGACATCAAAACTCGCCAGTACCATCCCGAAGCGAATCCCGGACCACACGATACGCTCGACTTTTTCGATGATGTGCTGGGGATGGTCGATTCGAAACCGACCGTTTCGGCGGACTGA
- a CDS encoding Lrp/AsnC family transcriptional regulator, with amino-acid sequence MDSLDREILNVLRRDARTPYTEIATIVGTSEGTVRNRVERLEDTNVIERFTVSTRTGNVKAMVEISVAVDVDTTAVSECMAEWNEVDFVWQVSGEEDIVLVVDAADTRGVNDLITKARSLEEVKSTKTRLILEERLG; translated from the coding sequence ATGGATAGTCTCGATCGGGAGATACTCAACGTCCTCCGACGCGATGCCCGGACTCCGTACACGGAGATTGCAACGATCGTCGGCACTTCGGAGGGGACGGTTCGCAATCGAGTCGAACGATTAGAAGACACGAACGTGATCGAACGCTTCACCGTGTCGACGCGTACCGGAAACGTAAAGGCGATGGTCGAGATCAGCGTTGCAGTCGATGTAGACACGACTGCGGTTTCTGAGTGTATGGCCGAATGGAACGAGGTCGATTTCGTCTGGCAGGTCAGCGGTGAGGAAGACATCGTGCTCGTCGTTGACGCTGCGGACACCCGAGGTGTGAACGATCTCATCACGAAGGCCCGGTCCTTAGAAGAAGTCAAAAGCACCAAAACCCGCTTGATTCTCGAAGAACGGCTCGGGTGA
- a CDS encoding NUDIX hydrolase has translation MHTDDLPPSGASGDSSRHENAAQDVIAVDADDNEQEVVNRLVAHTGDGIRHRAFTALVFDGDGHILLAQRSPDKRLWDTYWDGTVASHPERGQTQVEATEQRLEEELGITPSQYEDLRVTDKFEYKRYYLNNGIEHEVCTVLKCTLDTTALDPDPEEVGGYLWIPYEHLHDNPRLYRQLRLCPWFEIAMRRDFN, from the coding sequence ATGCACACCGATGATCTCCCCCCGTCGGGAGCGTCGGGAGATAGCTCCCGCCACGAGAACGCAGCACAGGATGTCATTGCCGTCGACGCAGACGACAACGAACAGGAAGTCGTCAACCGGCTAGTGGCTCATACCGGTGATGGAATCCGCCATCGAGCGTTCACGGCGCTCGTGTTCGATGGCGATGGCCACATCCTCCTCGCACAGCGCAGCCCCGACAAACGCCTGTGGGATACGTACTGGGACGGCACTGTCGCCTCTCATCCAGAACGAGGACAGACACAGGTCGAAGCGACCGAACAACGACTCGAAGAGGAACTCGGAATCACACCGAGCCAATACGAGGATCTCCGGGTGACGGACAAGTTCGAATACAAGCGATACTACCTCAACAACGGCATCGAACACGAGGTGTGTACCGTCTTGAAATGCACGCTCGATACGACCGCTCTCGATCCCGATCCCGAGGAGGTCGGCGGGTATCTGTGGATTCCGTACGAACATCTTCACGACAATCCCCGGCTGTACCGCCAGCTCCGACTCTGTCCGTGGTTCGAGATCGCGATGCGTAGAGATTTTAATTGA
- a CDS encoding Yip1 family protein, with amino-acid sequence MALSDILTDPDSFFDQQATEPSWFIPIVLVMTTSFLAAIAASPGAELSGEAMSMVVDHQTQDANQTLQNVFATGTMVIAVGWTFIETLAGWLLYAVAFYAIAHFGFEGSGTFTDTIALTGWGYVPAVVNQTIAAVASYTVFGGVSLPESPYAAQETVAELQSDPILLASGIIGLALLAWSGVIWTYAMAKLHDLSRRDAAITAGIPVAFIMLTRINGIV; translated from the coding sequence ATGGCACTGAGTGATATACTCACCGATCCAGATTCGTTTTTCGACCAACAAGCTACGGAACCGTCATGGTTCATCCCGATCGTACTAGTTATGACAACGTCTTTTCTGGCGGCGATCGCGGCGTCTCCAGGAGCAGAACTGTCCGGAGAGGCCATGTCGATGGTGGTCGATCACCAGACACAGGACGCCAACCAAACCCTCCAGAACGTATTCGCAACGGGAACGATGGTCATTGCCGTCGGCTGGACGTTCATCGAAACGCTCGCCGGCTGGTTGTTGTATGCGGTCGCGTTTTATGCGATCGCTCACTTCGGATTCGAGGGATCTGGGACTTTTACTGATACGATCGCGCTGACCGGCTGGGGCTACGTTCCAGCGGTGGTTAATCAGACGATTGCCGCCGTGGCCTCCTACACAGTGTTCGGTGGCGTTTCACTTCCAGAGTCGCCTTATGCAGCCCAGGAGACGGTCGCCGAACTCCAGTCCGACCCGATTCTCCTCGCTTCGGGAATCATCGGTCTCGCGCTGTTGGCGTGGAGCGGCGTCATCTGGACCTACGCGATGGCCAAACTCCACGATCTATCCCGGCGTGACGCCGCCATCACTGCTGGAATTCCCGTCGCGTTCATCATGCTCACGCGGATCAACGGAATCGTGTAG
- a CDS encoding DUF7410 domain-containing protein has product MSTKPVPDGSTETDEHSRRSIAERANERVPTAIPDDDTPAARCPYCTRPFATEQLCVLHLGERHREQWTDEQRERYERAYDAESNELFVFHLKVIGALVGTFFAFTYTYAFVWS; this is encoded by the coding sequence ATGTCAACAAAACCCGTCCCCGATGGATCGACCGAAACCGACGAGCACAGCCGACGATCGATCGCCGAGCGAGCGAACGAACGAGTCCCGACGGCGATTCCCGACGACGATACACCAGCTGCTCGCTGTCCCTACTGTACCCGCCCGTTCGCCACTGAGCAGCTGTGTGTGCTCCACCTCGGCGAACGTCACCGAGAGCAATGGACCGACGAGCAACGCGAACGCTATGAACGCGCCTACGACGCCGAATCAAACGAGTTGTTCGTCTTTCACTTGAAAGTGATCGGCGCGCTCGTCGGTACCTTCTTCGCGTTCACATACACCTACGCGTTCGTTTGGAGCTGA
- a CDS encoding SLC13 family permease, translated as MIRGRISDVHGRIGVFAIALFGAMVIAGLPTPSGLPVQGQYALATMYFAGVLWVTGVLPLAVTALSIPILLTGFGVYPSLDEALSGFADHVIFLFIAGFMLANALQKYNIDRRIALYLMVRMGTSPRWLILAVMIATAFLSMWVSNTATAAMMTPIALGVLTQIIGREEIASRADHREEETELATDGGLAEIGDGFTNIQIAMLLGTAYAASVGGVGTLIGTPPNAILASQLDAILGYEIGFAQWLIIGLPIVVVTLPLVWYFLTYWLYPPEIDDVGAAREQAREYLREEGTLPVRGRRVVYIFTITALLWVIGGLDRFVTPYLPDVWATVLYGGEGTTFLGVSGHQGLLYYVMVGLYAIPALVLADTMEWEELVDIDWGVILLFGGGIALANALADSGATKWIAETVFGGLTGAPIVVVVSAVVLLIIFLTEMTSNTATATIIIPLLISIGGAFAATLGLSQLAAGIFLAVSGAIAASYAFALPVATPPNAIVFGSGYLEQRHMMRAGIVLNLLMTIVLTGLIWVLFTFVWPVVLW; from the coding sequence ATGATACGCGGTCGGATCTCGGACGTTCACGGACGGATCGGGGTGTTCGCCATCGCCCTGTTCGGAGCCATGGTCATCGCGGGGTTACCGACGCCGTCCGGTTTGCCGGTGCAGGGACAGTACGCGTTGGCAACGATGTACTTCGCTGGCGTTCTTTGGGTAACCGGCGTGCTCCCACTCGCTGTAACGGCGTTGTCAATACCGATCCTTCTGACCGGGTTCGGCGTGTATCCGAGTTTGGACGAGGCGCTCTCGGGGTTTGCCGATCACGTTATTTTCCTGTTCATCGCGGGCTTCATGCTCGCAAACGCGTTACAAAAATACAACATCGATCGCCGGATCGCGCTGTATCTGATGGTACGGATGGGGACATCTCCCCGATGGTTGATTTTGGCCGTCATGATCGCGACCGCGTTCCTCTCGATGTGGGTGTCGAACACGGCAACGGCAGCGATGATGACGCCGATTGCGCTCGGGGTGCTCACCCAGATCATCGGTCGTGAAGAGATCGCATCGAGAGCCGATCACCGGGAGGAGGAGACCGAACTCGCCACGGATGGAGGACTCGCAGAGATCGGCGATGGGTTTACCAACATCCAGATCGCGATGTTGCTCGGGACGGCTTACGCCGCGAGCGTCGGCGGCGTCGGAACGCTGATCGGAACCCCACCGAACGCCATACTCGCTTCCCAACTTGATGCAATTCTCGGCTACGAAATCGGCTTCGCTCAGTGGTTGATCATCGGTCTCCCGATCGTCGTCGTAACCTTGCCACTCGTGTGGTATTTCCTCACGTATTGGCTGTATCCCCCCGAGATCGACGACGTGGGAGCTGCCCGAGAACAAGCTCGTGAATACCTCCGCGAAGAGGGCACACTCCCCGTCCGGGGGCGGCGCGTAGTGTACATCTTCACGATCACCGCGTTGCTGTGGGTGATCGGTGGACTTGACCGGTTCGTCACCCCGTATCTTCCCGACGTGTGGGCAACAGTGCTGTACGGTGGTGAGGGGACGACCTTCCTCGGCGTCAGCGGGCATCAAGGACTGCTTTATTACGTGATGGTCGGTCTGTACGCTATTCCCGCACTCGTCCTCGCAGACACGATGGAGTGGGAGGAACTCGTCGATATCGACTGGGGTGTTATCTTGCTGTTCGGTGGCGGAATCGCGCTCGCAAACGCCCTCGCAGACAGTGGTGCGACGAAGTGGATCGCTGAAACCGTGTTCGGCGGATTGACCGGCGCACCGATCGTCGTCGTTGTCAGCGCAGTCGTGTTGTTGATCATCTTCCTCACGGAAATGACCTCGAACACCGCAACAGCGACCATCATCATCCCCTTGCTCATCAGTATCGGCGGGGCCTTCGCCGCCACGCTCGGACTGTCACAACTGGCCGCCGGGATCTTCCTCGCCGTCAGCGGTGCGATCGCCGCAAGTTATGCGTTCGCACTACCGGTTGCCACACCGCCCAACGCCATCGTTTTCGGCAGTGGCTATCTCGAACAGCGACACATGATGCGAGCCGGCATCGTCCTCAACCTCCTCATGACGATCGTTCTCACTGGTCTTATCTGGGTGTTGTTCACGTTCGTCTGGCCGGTCGTGCTCTGGTAA
- a CDS encoding cytochrome C oxidase subunit IV family protein, which yields MTSTKLYTVIYVVLFVFATVQVAIEGLSGIGYEIIVAGILLLSVIKAVLVAGYYQHLLYEPRSVVYVVASGLVTAIALTFAASYSIT from the coding sequence ATGACATCAACAAAACTGTACACCGTGATATACGTCGTGTTGTTCGTGTTCGCGACCGTTCAAGTAGCGATCGAGGGACTCAGCGGTATCGGCTATGAAATCATCGTAGCGGGAATTTTACTGTTGTCAGTGATCAAAGCGGTGTTGGTGGCTGGGTACTATCAGCACCTACTGTACGAGCCACGATCGGTGGTGTACGTCGTGGCCTCCGGCCTCGTGACGGCCATTGCGCTGACCTTCGCGGCGTCGTACTCGATCACCTGA
- a CDS encoding cbb3-type cytochrome c oxidase subunit I: MTEDQQTHDDHAVQFDGDPRGGSAAENTPVSQLRRFFTRDELPPIGTVRHWLLTTNHKDVGILYLITSLFFLVFGGVLALLMRIELLTPVGNILSATGYNQAVSTHGLIMIFWFLSPFAFGFANYVIPLQIGAKDLAFPRLNALSYWLYLFSGILLGISFFQGGSFEGGWTMYAPLNVPTYMPNIGSTTTVLALMLFVISVTVSSVNFLTTLHRMRAKGLTLFRMPLFTWSILLTVWMMLFAFAALLAALLILSSDRILGTTYFTAEGTPGSLLWTHLFWFFGHPEVYIVFFPAIGVMAETFQTFTGRRLVGRKWFILAMVLVALQSFLVWMHHMFLTSINLQIKTLFMVTTIGISLPFDLMVFSLIYTMVKGRIRFTTPFLFTFGALLVFIIGGITGVFLGAVVLDYQLRGTYWVVAHFHYVMVSGVMALVGGIFYWYPKFTGRMYNKRLGKATFGIFFIGFNLLYFPMFIAWETPRRVFEYPAAFTPWHQLATVGGFLLGIAFLLVIWNCYWSLWRGEPVDGNPWKHSTTAEWAIPSPPPLENFPGVPNYESGSLAFRDDDTPETSTDGGTTVSSDGPESTTPDHHDSHASPWPFFIGIASLVFFLGLSGITTGGIYPILTVLGVVFGAVSMIGFGLESFSVTEPERGERWPFEGIENGKLGVWIFLASDVVLFGAFIGSYVFLRVGYGWTDWTLVPHDPIPGLINTYILLTSSFCIVLALVAAEKNSRWGLIAGLSTTLLLGIGFLINKGIEWVELFHQGVWLSSDVQASTFFLTTGLHALHVILGLLILVYLIPRAINGAYLNDERPVEYFGLYWHFVDIVWLFLFPLFYII, from the coding sequence ATGACCGAGGATCAACAGACACACGACGATCATGCAGTACAGTTCGACGGTGACCCGCGTGGCGGGTCGGCAGCCGAGAACACCCCGGTGTCGCAGCTCCGGCGGTTTTTTACGCGGGACGAGCTCCCGCCGATCGGTACGGTACGACACTGGCTACTCACGACGAACCACAAGGACGTGGGCATCCTCTATCTTATCACATCCCTATTCTTTCTCGTGTTCGGTGGCGTTCTGGCGTTGTTGATGCGAATCGAGTTGCTGACGCCGGTCGGAAATATACTGAGTGCAACGGGATACAACCAAGCGGTCTCGACGCACGGACTGATAATGATCTTCTGGTTTCTTTCGCCGTTCGCGTTCGGTTTTGCCAACTACGTGATTCCCCTGCAGATCGGCGCAAAGGATCTCGCGTTTCCACGGCTCAACGCCTTGAGCTACTGGCTATACCTCTTTTCGGGAATACTGCTCGGGATTTCCTTCTTCCAAGGCGGGAGCTTCGAAGGGGGGTGGACGATGTACGCTCCGCTCAACGTCCCGACCTACATGCCGAACATCGGATCGACGACCACCGTGTTGGCGCTAATGTTGTTCGTGATCTCCGTGACGGTGTCGTCGGTGAACTTTCTCACCACCCTCCACAGGATGCGTGCGAAGGGGCTGACGCTGTTTCGGATGCCGCTGTTCACGTGGTCGATCCTGCTGACGGTGTGGATGATGCTGTTCGCGTTCGCAGCACTGCTCGCGGCCCTGTTGATCCTGAGCTCCGATCGGATCCTCGGAACGACGTACTTCACAGCCGAGGGGACGCCCGGGTCGCTGCTCTGGACGCACTTGTTCTGGTTTTTCGGTCATCCGGAGGTGTACATCGTGTTCTTCCCGGCGATAGGTGTGATGGCCGAAACGTTCCAGACGTTCACCGGTCGGCGGCTCGTCGGCCGCAAGTGGTTCATCCTTGCGATGGTACTGGTGGCACTCCAGAGCTTCCTCGTCTGGATGCACCACATGTTTCTCACGAGTATCAATCTCCAGATCAAAACGCTGTTCATGGTGACCACGATCGGTATCTCGCTGCCGTTCGATCTGATGGTGTTTTCACTCATCTACACGATGGTGAAAGGACGGATCCGGTTCACGACGCCGTTCCTGTTCACGTTCGGAGCTCTGTTGGTGTTCATCATCGGCGGGATCACGGGCGTATTTTTGGGGGCTGTCGTGCTCGATTACCAACTGCGAGGGACGTACTGGGTCGTCGCCCACTTCCACTACGTAATGGTGTCCGGAGTGATGGCACTCGTGGGAGGCATATTCTACTGGTATCCGAAGTTTACAGGCCGAATGTACAACAAACGGCTCGGAAAGGCCACATTCGGGATATTTTTCATTGGATTTAATTTGTTGTACTTTCCGATGTTCATCGCTTGGGAAACGCCCCGCCGGGTGTTCGAGTATCCGGCAGCGTTCACCCCATGGCATCAACTCGCTACAGTCGGTGGGTTCTTGCTCGGTATCGCCTTTCTTCTCGTGATCTGGAACTGCTACTGGAGTCTCTGGCGCGGTGAGCCCGTCGACGGTAACCCATGGAAGCATTCGACCACCGCGGAATGGGCCATTCCCTCACCACCGCCACTCGAGAACTTCCCCGGCGTTCCAAACTACGAGAGCGGTTCGTTGGCGTTTCGTGACGACGACACACCGGAGACGTCGACTGACGGCGGGACCACAGTGAGCAGTGACGGTCCTGAGAGCACGACCCCTGACCACCACGACAGCCACGCGAGTCCGTGGCCCTTCTTCATCGGCATCGCGTCGTTGGTGTTTTTCCTCGGGTTGTCGGGCATCACCACTGGCGGGATCTACCCGATCCTCACGGTCCTCGGCGTCGTGTTCGGCGCGGTGTCGATGATCGGGTTCGGGCTGGAATCGTTCTCCGTAACGGAACCAGAACGGGGGGAACGGTGGCCGTTCGAAGGGATCGAAAACGGGAAACTCGGTGTCTGGATCTTCCTCGCCTCGGATGTCGTGCTGTTCGGGGCGTTCATCGGATCGTACGTCTTCCTCCGGGTCGGATACGGCTGGACCGACTGGACGCTCGTCCCCCACGATCCGATTCCGGGACTGATCAACACGTACATTCTGCTGACGAGCAGTTTCTGTATCGTGTTGGCGCTGGTCGCGGCAGAGAAAAACAGCAGATGGGGACTCATCGCCGGCCTGAGCACGACGCTGTTGCTCGGGATCGGCTTTCTGATAAACAAGGGCATCGAGTGGGTCGAACTGTTCCATCAGGGAGTCTGGTTGTCGAGTGACGTTCAGGCCTCGACGTTTTTCCTCACGACTGGACTACACGCGCTGCACGTGATTCTCGGGCTGTTGATACTGGTGTATCTCATCCCGAGAGCCATCAACGGCGCGTACCTGAATGATGAGCGTCCCGTCGAGTACTTCGGACTGTACTGGCACTTCGTCGACATCGTCTGGCTGTTCCTATTCCCACTGTTCTACATAATATAA
- the coxB gene encoding cytochrome c oxidase subunit II, with protein MSVMHGLTSQVVTVNNQHIYVVLQTNGRTINDIFSTLFGVFLILGTVVGIVVISYMVYNAYKYRERDGHEEPMADPLQLGELPQGGGDGKKLAISLTISAIIVVALIGWAYVLLVDVEAGPSPSADPLEVEVEGIQFAWQYEYPNGHTTNTLRVPEDRAVTLTVTSGDVFHTFGIPAFDLKADAIPGQTTQRWFRPNETGTYQAQCFELCGSGHSVMESDVIVMEPTEFEQWYAETGSGTNTAATGNPSDAGSTPADRTANDSSAASIQRVVTTLQQ; from the coding sequence ATGTCCGTGATGCATGGACTCACTAGTCAGGTGGTTACAGTGAACAATCAACATATATATGTCGTCTTACAGACAAACGGACGGACGATTAACGATATTTTCTCGACACTCTTTGGTGTATTCCTCATCTTGGGAACCGTCGTCGGTATCGTCGTTATCTCTTATATGGTGTACAATGCGTACAAGTACCGCGAACGGGACGGTCACGAAGAGCCAATGGCAGATCCGCTCCAGTTGGGAGAGCTACCACAAGGCGGTGGGGACGGGAAGAAACTGGCTATCTCACTCACGATCAGCGCGATCATCGTCGTCGCTCTCATCGGATGGGCGTACGTGTTGCTCGTCGACGTAGAGGCAGGTCCCTCCCCATCTGCGGACCCGCTCGAAGTCGAGGTCGAGGGCATTCAGTTCGCGTGGCAGTATGAGTATCCCAACGGCCATACGACCAACACGCTGCGGGTTCCCGAGGATCGGGCGGTGACGCTCACTGTCACGTCGGGTGACGTATTCCACACCTTTGGGATTCCGGCGTTCGATCTGAAGGCGGACGCGATCCCCGGCCAAACGACCCAGCGGTGGTTCCGTCCCAACGAAACCGGCACCTACCAAGCACAGTGTTTCGAGCTGTGTGGGTCGGGCCATTCCGTGATGGAATCAGACGTGATCGTGATGGAACCGACCGAGTTCGAGCAATGGTACGCGGAAACGGGATCCGGAACCAACACGGCAGCCACAGGCAACCCGTCGGACGCCGGTTCGACCCCGGCTGACCGGACCGCGAACGATAGTTCAGCGGCGTCGATACAGCGCGTCGTCACCACGCTACAACAATGA
- a CDS encoding NAD-dependent succinate-semialdehyde dehydrogenase: MERVNPATEAVLDPIDEHTDTAIEAAIDRSVDTYETWRDRSLSQRRRLLAAAGDELRENTMEYAEIATREMGKPITEAIAEIEKCAWVCDHYAEQADSYLADEVIRSEPHAKTFVSHEPIGPVLAVMPWNYPFWQVFRFAAPALTAGNTGLLKHASNVPGCAKAIERVFERAGYPRGVFQSLIVGSDAIEGIIEDDRIRGVTLTGSERAGRAVGGAAGRELLPSVLELGGSDPFIVLDDADVETAARVGTRARTLNSGQSCIAAKRFIVHEAVYDAFVDAFITEIESLSIGDPTDESTDIGPQARKDLMDDVHEQIQQTLRAGGTLETGGEPLDREGYFYPPTVVTDVPHDSPMGREEVFGPAAAVFSVPDEDTAVEVANDSTYGLGGSIWTEDLDRGEQLARRIESGCVFVNELTKSDPRLPFGGVKQSGYGRELSEHGIKSFVNEKTVWVQSADAQE; this comes from the coding sequence ATGGAACGCGTCAACCCTGCGACCGAAGCCGTGCTGGATCCGATCGACGAACACACCGACACGGCGATCGAAGCGGCGATCGATCGATCGGTCGATACGTATGAGACGTGGCGAGATCGGTCGTTATCCCAACGCAGGAGGCTGTTGGCGGCGGCTGGGGATGAACTTCGAGAGAACACGATGGAGTACGCCGAAATCGCAACCCGGGAGATGGGAAAGCCGATCACGGAGGCGATCGCGGAGATCGAGAAGTGCGCATGGGTGTGTGACCACTACGCCGAGCAGGCGGATTCGTATCTGGCTGATGAAGTGATCCGAAGCGAGCCCCACGCCAAGACGTTCGTTTCCCACGAGCCGATCGGTCCGGTGCTCGCGGTCATGCCGTGGAACTACCCGTTTTGGCAGGTGTTTCGGTTCGCTGCACCCGCGCTGACCGCCGGCAACACGGGACTGTTGAAACACGCTTCGAACGTTCCGGGCTGTGCGAAAGCCATCGAACGGGTGTTCGAGCGTGCCGGCTATCCCAGGGGCGTTTTTCAGAGTCTGATCGTCGGCTCCGACGCCATCGAGGGGATCATTGAGGACGATCGAATCCGGGGGGTAACACTCACCGGCAGCGAACGCGCAGGCCGTGCTGTCGGTGGGGCTGCCGGGCGGGAACTACTTCCCTCAGTGCTCGAACTCGGCGGTAGCGATCCGTTTATCGTACTCGACGACGCTGACGTCGAGACGGCGGCCCGCGTCGGTACGCGAGCGCGCACGCTCAACTCCGGCCAGTCCTGTATCGCTGCCAAGCGATTCATCGTCCACGAGGCGGTGTACGACGCGTTCGTCGATGCGTTCATCACGGAGATAGAGTCGTTGTCTATCGGTGATCCGACGGACGAATCGACCGACATCGGCCCACAGGCCCGCAAGGATCTCATGGACGATGTCCACGAACAGATCCAGCAGACTCTCAGAGCGGGTGGAACGCTCGAAACGGGGGGTGAGCCTCTCGACCGGGAAGGGTACTTCTACCCGCCCACCGTCGTGACTGACGTTCCGCACGATTCGCCGATGGGTCGTGAAGAGGTGTTCGGTCCTGCGGCGGCGGTTTTCTCCGTCCCGGATGAAGACACGGCCGTCGAGGTAGCTAACGACTCCACGTACGGGTTGGGTGGCTCGATCTGGACGGAGGATCTCGATCGTGGTGAGCAACTCGCACGTCGGATCGAATCCGGCTGTGTGTTCGTCAACGAACTCACGAAGTCCGATCCCAGACTTCCCTTCGGTGGCGTCAAGCAGTCCGGATATGGACGGGAGCTGTCCGAACACGGCATTAAATCGTTCGTCAACGAGAAAACCGTCTGGGTCCAATCGGCGGACGCCCAGGAGTGA